The window TGACTCCGTCACATACTAGCTAGCACCACAAGAACtctatacctcagtttcctcatctgtctaTGAAGACATTTAGGATTTCCTCATAAAACTatggaaaaaatgaaacaagatgaACATAAAAAGTATTTGGAACAGCCTCTGGCACTtagtaagtacttaataaattTGAGCTATTGTTATTAACTaaaccaatatttattaagtcACCCCTGTGATCTAATACCACTGTTTTAGGTATAGGGGATGGatggaccacacacacacacacacacacacacacacacacctgcttccTGCAGTTTACATTCTAGGAAGGAGATAAAcagtaaacaaaataagaaatttttgtatttttcttagtAAGAGTAGTGAAGATCGCCAAAAATAGAGCatgaaggggagcagggagtgctGGGCTGGAGGACAGAGAGGCCCTGGTGGAAGTCAGGAAGTGTCAGCCCTTTCCCCCCTCAAGTTGGAGTCCAGTTCACCTACTGGGTGGAAATGGACCTTGATTAGAAAAGAAATCTGAGTCTTATTCACACCTCCTTACGGAGCCCCACTGCACACAAGTCAAGTCATCTCTGGGGCCTggactaatattttttatttttatttttttgttaattcccCCCCtaagatattttccattgatttttagaaaaagtggaaaggaggaggagagacacagagagagaaacatcaatcggttgcctcctcacgcgccctgaccagggcggggattgagcctgcaactgaggtacatgcccttgactggaatagaacccaagacccttccgtCTGCGGgcggaagctctatccactgagccaaaccggctaggactgggcgctaatattttttaaaagcatctggGTGTTTTCAATGCATAGGGGGGATTGTCTGAATGCTCCTCTCAGTCAGCCGCCCACACCACCCCACGCAGGCGTGTCGTAAACAAGGCCGGATCTTGGCCTCCCCTGGCACAACCTTCCATCAGCAAGCCCCAACCCTGCACAGCACTCAGGCCTTTCGCAATTTGCACCCAGCCTCTTTCCACTAATGACATGAATGGCCAGGGCTGACAGTGTTTCCTATGGCCCTAGCAGAGTCCTGAGGGCTCCACGTGGTACCCTAACCTGAGGAGACGGCGCCTTGGCTCAGCTCCCTCACCTGTGAAAGGGGAACATTTCAAGAAAAGCATTCAGCACTATGTCTGGTACGGAGTTACCCCCGGTTAACAGTAGCCGTTCCTGCCTCATCcatgttttatagatgaaaaagctGAGGTTCGGGGGCTGCCCCAGTCCATAACCCTGGTAGGTGACAAGCTGGAGCCCGAACCAGGAAGTCCGGCTTCAGTGCCCAGACTGCCTACCTTTCACCCTGTTGCTGAAGGCCTGTGTTCCACTTCGAGCTGCTTCCAGGGCCCGCCTTGACGAGGTCTCCAGGCCTTTGCCCAGGGGTTCCCTGCTTCCCGCCGCAGTGGCAATgcctcacttcctcctcctccaggaagccctcctcccTGCGCCCCTCCCCCATGACCACCCTAGACGGGGCAGATATCACCCCCTTGTCCCCCTCAGCCTTCTCTACAgacctctctctccactctccctcACCAAACTCACTTAGATAGAGGGGACATGCCCTCAGGGTGACGGTGTCCCTGTCACCTCGGGCTGGGCCATGCCTGGCCTGGAATGGAGCAGGCTCTGCCAATGTTTGTTGCATCTGTTGCTAATCAAATCCATCAGAGAGAGCCGGGCCAAGGGTGGTGGAGAGCAGGGACACCTCCTGTCCTCAGCTGTCGTGTGCCCCCCAGGGCCAGCACACTCATACTTTTCTTTGGCCAGAGCTTCCTCCCCATTGGCCAGAACGGCCagtgccctggccctggctcccaCTTCACTCTCCAGCTCCTCCCAAAGTTGACCAGTGGGTGGTTCACCTCCCCGGGGGCCTGTACCATCCAGCAGTTCGAGTCCGGAAGATTCCTCACCTCCCcagttcatttattcaacagatgtTTATAGAACATCGACTGAGCCAGGAACAATGCTTGGTGCAGGTTGCAGGGTAGAGCACACACTAGGCGTGGTCCCGGCCTCACGGAGTGTACATGCTGGTGGGGGAGACGGTCAGCCAACAAGCACACACGTTCGTGGTGCACAATGGCAAGTCCCTTATAAAGGGAAAGCAGAGGGGACTTGGAGACAGGCTCACTATTCCAGCAGAatagtcagggaaggcctctctggaGGCGACTTTTAAGCCAAGGCCTGAGGCCATGCAGAGCTCAGCCAAGCCAAGGGTGGGGGAAGAGCATCCTGGGCCAGGGAACGGCATATGCAAAGTCCGGGAGGGGCGAGCGTGGCTGGGATGTTGAGGAAATGAAGGTGGGCCGGGGTAGCAGGAGCACAGGGAACAAGACTGGGCTTGGCAAGAAATGAGGCTGGAAGTGCAGTTGAGACCAGAAGAGGAGAAGCTTGGATTTTATCTTTGGAATGAGAGGGTAATAGAGCAAGGGTTTTAAACCAGAATCAGTATGTTATAATTTGCATGCTTAAAGCTCTCTCTGGTCTCTGCTAAGAAGTGATTGACAGGCAGAGGGGATGAGGACCTATGAGGGGCAGGATCTGGGGGCAGGCGATGTGGACAGCTCAGGGGTGGCTGTGGGTTCAGAGTCGTGGATGGACTCCAGGGATAACTAAGAAGTAGGATCACTCAAACGTTTCCAGAATTtcagaagaatttttttaaaaaactttattggATGTGTACAACACCCCCAGCAGTGGGGTGGGAGTCGGGGGCACCAGAAAGGCTTGGGAATATGAACAAAAGATACAAATCCTCAACCACAGAAACAATTATATCCagtcacctccccccacccccccaatctcTTGGGGAGAATGAACCCAAGGCCAACAAAGATGCTGAGAGTTCTGGGCCCTTTCCACCTCCTTCAATGGTGTCAACAGATTCTTTTGGAGTTGGTGCTGGAAACACGGAAATGGGATTCCCACTGCCCCACGGTGAGTAAATAAATGCTGGGGCTAGGAAGTCGCCAACCTACAGGACGGACCTGGTATCCTGGGAGTAGTGAGCCACCACCTGGGATAGCCacggagagggaggagggggaggaaggggagagggaggaagaaggaggggaggaggaagaagaggagttCTTCCTGCCTTCAGTGAGAAAGTGGGGTTGGTCTTACCCTctgccacctccccctgccccccacctcccaaccccgGGAGCCCGCTGAAGCCCCGCCCTCTGTGGCTCCCTCGGGCCCTCCAGGCAGGGGCCCCTCCTCCAAAGGACCCCTGTGCTCAAGGCCGCACATCTCGATGGTGCTGGACAGCAATCTGATGAAAGAATTACTTGAGCTCTCACGGCCTCCTTGAGAGCCTGTCTTTTCAAAGAGCTTTCTGGGTCATTTACAtgacctctgccctctggccCACTTCCCTGAAAAGGCCCTTTTTCGCTGGGGCTTCTGCAAACTCTACTTTTGAGCCCAGGGAGTCTCCTTCATTTAGCCCCTGGGGAGGGCAGTTCCATCGAAGGGTGGAGTGTGAGAATCTTCCCAGCGGTGACATTTGACGTGTTTAATAACCAGGGAGCAACATGCATCAACGCTGCCCCGGGAGGGCGTCCTGACCTTAGGTCTGCTGGACTCTAACCAGCACCGGGGTGCTGGGGGCAAAGCCATGCGGTGGGGGCCACCCAGAGCCACTCAGGGGAAGCAGGGAGTGGCCGCGGAGCACAGGTGTGTTTCCACATCTTAACAACAGGTCTGGCAACACCGGTCCCGTTGAAGGTCAGTCCTGGGTCTGCCCAGCCTTGTccagcctctgccctcccacGGGGAATGGTGGCCGGGccatctcttccctctgagaggACACGTGCCCTGGGTGGGAGCTGGGTCAGGAAACGGCCTGTGAGCAGAGCCAGCTGTGTGGAAGCCCGGGTGAACAGCATCTCAGGCCCTGGACCCACGGCGTGACCTTGCAGGGCCAGGCCGCCTCTGCCTGCCCTTCCCCTGGGCCTCCTAGCAGCTATTTTCGTCCAGCCTACAGCCTTGGCTGTCCCAGCAGTCTGGGCTCCGGGAGCCGGATGCAAAGCAGGCAGCACGAACGTCTGGTTCTTAATCCCAAGAGGATTCCTCTCCGGGCGCCATCACGTGGGAACAGGGCTGTTCACACCGTGCGCCCAGCAGGGACCACACGCCTGGAGGATGGTGACAGCGCAGGGCAGAGagctgggttctctgctcagtGCTGGCTCCGGTCTGAGCGCGCTGTCCCAGGCCTGGTGGTCAGGGTCATGGAGCCTCACTGCCACCAGGAAACCTCCCAGCTGTGTGCGGGGAACTGCTGGTCAGCTGGCGGGAGGGTGTCTGCAGCTGGAAGAGGGCAGCAGCAGGCCCTGCGGGGCTCCCGGCCGTGGCTGCGGTGGACAGCAGGCCATGGCCGCGGTGGACAGCAGCTCTGTCCTGTGGTTTGCTGTGCTGGGTGGGCaggagaggtgggcagggcagaCACTGGGTTCcagcccctggggcctgggcaggctgCAGCCAGTCAGTCACTGCTCCTGGTTGAGGTCTGATCTCTCTTGGGAAGCAGCCAGCCTCAGTCCACTGTGCTTTTTAGGTCAAAGCTCTGTTCCCAGAGCCGAGATTCATGCCTGCTGCCCCTGTGTCCCGGGGCAGGAGAGGGGTCTGGGCGCAGCTCTTACTAGTAGGTCTTCCGGAACTCATCTGTCCAGGTCAGAAGTGAGAGCAAGCCCCTGAGATGAGGAGAGCTGCAGGAGAGCCGGTGGGAAAGCTGGGAGGAGCCGTTAGGAGGGGATAAGGGTCCAGGGAGCAGGGGGCCTCTGGTGGGTGAAGATGCCGCCGGCACTCATGAGCCagtccagggggcagggctgaaaAGGCAGGGCCACTTTCAGCTCCTGGAAAAGAATTCTCCTCACTCAGTGGGAGGGCAGCTTAGAAAGCCCCCACCTCCGTGATCTCGGGGGCCCAGGAGTGGCAGAGCACAGCCCCCGCGGGGGAAGAGGGCCTGGGGGCCGGGACACTGGCATAAGCAGGGGACCTCCCGACAGCAGGGGCCGTGGGGGGAGAAGATGGCAGGAGGGGTGCCATGTGGCTGCTCCTGGCTACCCTGCCGCTGGGGGCCATGGGCAGGGGGACAGCTGGCCTCTCCAGAGGGCGGACCCTCCGGGCAGAGGGTGCCCCTCGACTGGGCAGCACATTCCTCCGGGCTGGCAGGAGGGTGCCAGCGGCTCTGCGCATGGGAGCGGTTCGGAGAGCTGGGGCGGGGTAAGTGAGAGAGGAggcgctggggaggagggggccgggcACTCTTCCTAGGATGGCAAGCTGGCTGTTGGGGGCCGACAGCCCTGCACAGCTGTGGAAGAAggaccagggccaggcagggaatgccagggggctggcaggggtgggggaaggctcCATCTCGGCCGCATAGCTGTTGAGGTGGGAGAGAAGGCGAATCCGCACGGGGTCCGCCCGGCTGCTGGGTCCTTCCAGGACCCCCAGGTACCTGACGACCTCGGTGAGGCACTCCCGGAAACCAAGGCTCCGGAAGTCAACGGCCAGGGTCCGGGCATCAAAGAATCCTGCAAAGCGAGGCGTGATGAATGAGGGCGTGCCCAGAGGGAACAACCAGGAGCCAGGGGTCAGCCGGCCCAAGTTCTGGACCCGCCTTCCCCACTGGCTGCCTGTGTGCCCCCGGGcccctcacctctctgagccccggTCTCTCCACCTGTAAAGTGGGAAACATCCCTActgggggacaggggctgggttGTGAGCATCGGATGAGTTCACTAAACTATGAAGCGTTACAAAATGTAAAGTATTGTTTCAGCACAATTTGTGATTAATAATACGAAGAAGAAACTGCGACCAAGAAAGTAGAGACTTGCAGAGGTGAAAGGGCTGTGCGCGTGGAGCGTAGGCCAGCCCCGCCTGCTGATGTGGGCAGGCGCTGGGAGACCCCTTGGAGAAGGCCGTGAGTACAGTGTGGCAGGAAGCCTGAGGCCTGTGGAGGCCACTTCACAAGCTGCCTGACCATGGACAAGTCTCTTAATCTCTCTATGCCTCAATTTCCTTAGCTGTAAAATGGGCATGTAACAGTACCTGATGCATTGACTTGTGAgggtaaaatgaaatgaaatggtgCACAGCCCGGccagcgcggctcagtggttgagcatcggcctacgaaccagaaggtcaggtttgattccggtcagggcacatgcccaggttgcgggcttcatccccactgtgaggcatgcaggaggcagctgatcaaagattctctctcatcactgatgtttctatctctctctccctctcccttcctctctgaaatcaataaaaataaaaaatgatgaaaaaggctctaactggtttggctcagtggattttagagcgtcggcctgcgaactgaagggtcccaggttcgattctggtcaagggcatgtaccttggttgcgagcacatccccagtggagggtgtgcaggaggcagctgatcaatgtctctctctcattgatgtttctagctctctatccctctcccttcctctctgtaaaaaaatcaataaaaaaatattttaaaaaaataatgaaaaagaaatggtgCACAGGAATGCTCAGCAAGGTAAACGCTAGCCACCATGTACAGGCTGCTTGCCAACCAGCCCCAAGGCCGTCTGGAAAGTGACTCCACTTGGCCCTCAGCGGCTGCCCTCAGGCTGGGCACCCTGTCTTGGCTGATTTCACTGAGGAATGGTCAGAAGGACTGCCCACCGCCTCTCCACACCTGCCCTTCTCTCCACACCACCTTCTGGGCAGACTCAGAACAGCCTCCGTGTGAGCAACGGCCTCAGGACTATAGCAGCAAACATCTGGTCCCTGGTTCACAGCCAAGGCCCCCGCAGAGGGGCAGCTGGGCCGGAGCCGATGTTTGCAGTCAGGTCTCCTTGGGAGTGAGTGCACCAGTTCTGCTGTATACTTAGCTGTGGTGACCATGAGTAGTCCCTTCGCCTTCTGTGTTcactgtgtgtttgtttttaatgtttttttaattgatttttagagagagaaaaggaaagagagagaggaagggagggagagagaaaaagatacataaaaacacagatgagagagaaatatggatcacctgcctcctgcatgctcctactggggatcgagcccaaaactcgggcatgtgccggattgggaatcaaaccggtgacctcctggtgcacgggttgactctcaatcactgagccacaccggccgcgCTTCACTGTTCTTTCTACTAGCGTTTTCTGAGTTCTTACTTAgcacttaatttgcatttttaaagttaattttcataaccccccctttttttaacaattgattttaaatagagggaggggggggggaagagagaagaagaagggcACAGAAACCcttttattattctcattttagagatgaggaaactgaggaataGAGAAGTTAAATCATTATCCAAGGACATAAAGCTAGTAACAGTAGAGCGAGGATTCCAATCCAAAGCCAGCGCTCCCCACCACAATCCCCGTCTTCCCATTAGGCCTTAGCCAGAAGGTGGGGGTGACAGCAGCCCCACCCACGAGGTTTCTGTGAGAACCAAGTGAGGTAACATTAGTGAAAGCATCTGAAACGATAAAATGCTGCCCCGGGATTAGTCACTATTTGTCTTTAGTTGGAGAACCACAAATGCAGCTTGAACTCTCTCCCCACTGGCTGATCAGTGACACAAGTTTCCACTGTTGGCCGTGCTTTCCTGTGGCAGTTCTCCGAGTGACCACCTGCATGGGGGTCATCGGCCGTGCTTCCGGATCTTGCAAATTCCCGAACTCCAGTCCAGACCTACTGCCTCAGAATCTCTGGGGTGAGACCCACgaccctgcctgcccccaggcGACACTGCCCCCCACTGAGAGGACTGGTTGGGCCACTTAAAACGCAACCGTCCCTTCCACAGGGAGTAAGCTAAGGTTTCAGGGCTTAGGTCTGTGTGGCCAGGTCCGTGGAGCTTTCAAGGCTTCCCAATTGTGAAGTCACAAAAATACCCAGAGAGGCTCCAGGTAAACAAAATTTCTGTTTGtccagaagtcttttttttttataaataatttttaaaatatattttatcgattttgtacagagaggaagggagagggatagagagttagaaacatcggtgagagagaaacatcaatcagctgcctcctgcacaccccctactggggatgtgcccgcaaccaaggtacatgcccttgaccggaatcgaacctgggacccttcagtctgcaggccgatgctctatcactgagccaaaccagttagggctgtccaGAAGTCTTTTTAAAGCTACAGGCCCATGACTGTATTGTAACAGACTAGTTCAGAATAACAGAAGGAGTTACACGCGTGTTCTGCTACAATCCCGAGACTGAGCTTCAGCGGTGAGCCTGACGTATGAGCCAGCACTGCCGAGGACACAGCAGCCCAGGGAGCTAGACCAGCGGGAGGCACACCGGGGAACCATCCGTGGCTGAAACTCTCTGGCCGGGTGCTCCCACTGGGACCCCAGGGAGAAGGAGCTCGCTCAGGCTGATGCTTAACGaggcccgggcggggggggggggggggggggttcagtaGGAACAGTCTGTTGGGGAAGGAGTGGAGCTGAGGAAAGCGCTGGGACAAACGGAGACgctgagagtggagagagaggtgccagaaaaagagacaAGCTTTGCGAATGTTCCACCTGGATCTGCTTCAGCTTCTCCACGGACgtgagctccaggagggcaggggccacaTCTGCTTGCTCATTGGTGTATCCCCAGGGCCCAACCCCGAGACACTGGCTGTAAATGACCCCGGAGGAGCAGCGCATCAGTACCTGTCCCACCAGTCGCGTGGAGCATTTTCAAGTGATCCACCGTCATCTGCAGGACCTCGGCTTTCTCCAGCTTGGAGGAGCCCTGTGTGTACAGACACAGAGGAGTGTTTCCCttcctcgctctaaaaatcagttttaaaaaacatctagCGCCCAGCTCCCCTGCACAGAGTCATCGGCACCCACGGTGTCCGCTTCCCCATCTTCCTCCCACTCCATCACTGCCTGCCATTGGGCCTCTGCTTCGGCCGAGGTCTTCGAATCTAATCGATTCTCTTCAGTTCTCCTGCTGGCGCACTTGCCCTCTGCACGGCTGACCATGCGTTCTGAAACCTCTGCTCCCTTGACTTCCATGGCACCCCTTTTCCTTGGTTCTCCTTTCACCAGGCCTCTTGGTCTGCCTGTCCCTGAAAACCGTggtgtccccagtgggggttggcTCACTGTTCTCACTCTGCACACTCTCCGCAGAGGATCTTGTCTGCCTGGCTCCATACACCAGCACCAGAATGCCGCTCctgaaccgcccccccccccccccaccaccacctcctagGCCagccgcgggccggatccggcccttttgaaatgaataaaactattgaaaaaaaagaccgtacccttttatgtaatgatgtttactttgaatttatattagttcccacaaacactccatccatgcttttgttccggtcctccggtccagtttaagaacccactgtggccctcgagtcaaaaagtttgcccacccctggggacCTAGGCCCTCTCTCTGGGGACCCACGTTCCTACTCACCCCACCCAAGGGCTAGCTTATCATCTTACCCCCAAGAGTACTCCTCCTCTATTCTCCCTCGGGAAATGTTCTGTAAGCCTCCAGCATCACCTGGTCTCCCAGGCGGAACCTGAGGGCCAGACTCCGCATGGGAGTGCCTTGAAGGCAGGTATCAGGTCTAGCTCATAACTGGGCTTGTGAAGGTTTTAGCGAACGCCAGTGGGATGACTGACTTGTTCTCACCAGCAGAAGAGAACACACATGGCCCATGACCGGCCTTTGGAGCACAGGTGAGAGTCTTTGAGGCTGCCTGACTTCCACTGCCATCCTCCACCCCGACATGGTCAGTGTCAGAGTGCTCCCTCCCTGAGCAGCCTGTTTCGCTCTCAGATAGCTTCGGAAAAGTCAGTAGGGTAGAGGGTTAGGGCACTTTAGAGTCACAGAGTTCTGTGTTCCAGTTCTGCTCTgctatttactagctgtgtgacctggtgtaggttacttcacctctctgtgcttccgTTTCCTTAGCTGTGCAATGGGCATAATAATCCCTACTCTTCAGGATCATTTTGAGGATTCAATTCAATGGGATGTTGGACATAAACATGGGATGTTGCCCAGTGCAGATGCACAGCTGcatcttggggggaaaggggggctgGGATAAGATGGCCCATAACACCGGAGATACCTCTGTAAGTATATATTTCCATTCCCCTTATCTCTGGCCAGTGACAGATATGAGCAAATGACATCACAGAACTGCGGGCAGCTGTTAACAATAAGGGATGCCCTGATACAGGAACCTTCTCTGCCACTCACACAGATCTCCTACAGCACAATCAGCAGCGTCACATACCTGCTTCTCGAAGGCGGTGGGGACCAAGCGCCGCAGTTCAGAAAGGCTGCTGTTGATGCGGTCTCGACGCCGCTTCTCTATGATCTGAAAAACGACGACGAGAGTTTACA is drawn from Myotis daubentonii chromosome 3, mMyoDau2.1, whole genome shotgun sequence and contains these coding sequences:
- the HEYL gene encoding hairy/enhancer-of-split related with YRPW motif-like protein — encoded protein: MKRPRQPSGSDGESDGPIDVGREAELSQMARPLSTPSPSQMQARKKRRGIIEKRRRDRINSSLSELRRLVPTAFEKQGSSKLEKAEVLQMTVDHLKMLHATGGTGFFDARTLAVDFRSLGFRECLTEVVRYLGVLEGPSSRADPVRIRLLSHLNSYAAEMEPSPTPASPLAFPAWPWSFFHSCAGLSAPNSQLAILGRVPGPLLPSASSLTYPAPALRTAPMRRAAGTLLPARRNVLPSRGAPSARRVRPLERPAVPLPMAPSGRVARSSHMAPLLPSSPPTAPAVGRSPAYASVPAPRPSSPAGAVLCHSWAPEITEVGAF